From a single Nymphaea colorata isolate Beijing-Zhang1983 chromosome 4, ASM883128v2, whole genome shotgun sequence genomic region:
- the LOC116252551 gene encoding receptor like protein 29-like, giving the protein MTGLVGLDLAYTGLVGTFPASMPRLRNLTYLSLDHNGLTGAIPSGLGGLPFIHDLDLSYNQLSGQVPFQKEVVERLGPKLKLARNNGLCLGSEMVGTSLVRVEVDGFISANLAESLACDGSAVGVSRQSVSKSLNVNQKWSHIVARNGRFEPRDNPALLAVKKAPSEVWGFLVVAAITVSGIFARAAAAGDQPPGELKGLEMLVLCNNSINGTLPLFLGRMQGLQDLHLGGNPLGGTLPDVWSQMTGLVGLDLAYTGLVGTFPASMPRLCNLTYLSLDHNGLTGAIPSGLGGLPFIHDLDLSYNQLSGQVPFRKEVVERLGPKLKLARNNGLCLGSEKVRTGLVREEVDGFISANLAESLACDGSAVSSSGSSFGSDSWYRMALALLPAACLPPHV; this is encoded by the exons ATGACGGGGTTGGTCGGCCTCGACTTGGCCTACACTGGTCTCGTCGGCACCTTTCCAGCTTCCATGCCTCGCTTACGCAACCTGACCTACCTGTCGCTAGACCACAACGGGCTCACCGGGGCCATACCATCTGGGCTCGGTGGGCTCCCCTTCATTCACGACCTTGACCTCAGCTACAACCAGCTCAGCGGGCAGGTACCATTCCAGAAGGAGGTGGTGGAGCGGTTGGGCCCCAAGCTCAAGCTCGCCAGAAACAATGGCCTGTGTCTCGGCTCGGAGATGGTCGGAACCAGCTTGGTCAGGGTGGAAGTCGATGGGTTCATCTCTGCTAACCTCGCCGAGTCGTTGGCTTGTGATGGCTCGGCG GTGGGAGTTAGTAGACAGTCAGTTTCTAAATCACTTAATGTAAATCAGAAGTGGAGCCACATTGTGGCTAGGAATGGCAGGTTCGAGCCAAG AGACAACCCAGCTCTGTTGGCGGTGAAAAAAGCCCCGTCAGAGGTATGGGGTTTTCTTGTAGTGGCAGCTATCACCGTCTCTGGTATCTTTGCCCga GCTGCTGCCGCCGGAGATCAGCCACCGGGGGAGCTAAAGGGCTTGGAAATGTTGGTCCTCTGCAACAACAGCATCAATGGCACACTTCCCCTGTTCCTGGGACGAATGCAGGGTCTGCAGGACCTCCACTTGGGGGGGAACCCCCTAGGAGGAACCCTTCCAGATGTTTGGAGCCAGATGACGGGGTTGGTCGGCCTCGACTTGGCCTACACTGGTCTCGTCGGCACCTTTCCGGCTTCCATGCCTCGCTTATGCAACCTGACCTACCTGTCGCTAGACCACAACGGGCTCACCGGGGCCATACCATCTGGGCTCGGTGGGCTCCCCTTCATTCACGACCTTGACCTCAGCTACAACCAGCTCAGCGGGCAGGTACCATTCCGGAAGGAGGTGGTGGAGCGGTTGGGCCCCAAGCTCAAGCTCGCCAGAAACAATGGCCTGTGTCTCGGCTCGGAGAAGGTCAGAACCGGCTTGGTCAGGGAGGAAGTCGATGGGTTCATCTCTGCTAACCTCGCCGAGTCGTTGGCTTGTGATGGCTCGGCGGTGAGCTCGAGTGGGTCGAGTTTCGGATCGGATTCTTGGTACCGCATGGCTCTGGCCCTGCTTCCTGCTGCCTGCTTACCTCCTCATGTTTAG